From the genome of Argentina anserina chromosome 4, drPotAnse1.1, whole genome shotgun sequence, one region includes:
- the LOC126791370 gene encoding uncharacterized protein LOC126791370, protein MISTAKLPPSSANSISLFTATPSLSSSFKTQLCFFPTSSLFLSRVHLTRHRLPVLRAQKSRKFGLQSVRKKRKGGNKLLEIDDDSDDDEADGGGDEALELGLGGGDDDDDDEGLLVPFGEMKKWLEKKPRGFGEGKVYDTPIEDKLLEELQAQAETAAKVKNDAVKANVQPKKKADEVVVPAGVRVRVTNLPKKKNVHRDLTAAFKMVPGLLSINPAVTGNKKTKDPVCKGFAFVHFKTEKDAARFVETFSSQSITFGKVQKEIKCEVVASADSDVEQSKPTPRPAGPRLRALKPVTVNHTVRGSKLATDPAPKTSSSSSTNSQLIVSAFGDQEVDSDLDDSSLDTLAENVSDEYDGSDVEILEPELEDFMENLKKSGDYLDAQLTAAFGDEEVDSDLDDVTMDTMDETVSDEEYEGPDVVILGPEQEEYKENLQTSSVADLNGGDNNIIELTTESESLAETSTSKQLVDKSKEEKAPRKKQAVKTKVEGTPKKKKVTVKEKAPKVPKLVIPGSSKRLKVKEKAVLTDVFSKYGLNPALASTEDS, encoded by the exons ATGATAAGCACCGCAAAGCTTCCACCTTCCTCCGCCAATtccatctctctcttcacCGCCACTCCTTCTCTCTCATCCTCCTTCAAAACCCAGCTATGCTTCTTTCCCACTTCCTCACTCTTCCTCTCCCGCGTCCACCTCACGCGCCACCGCCTCCCCGTCCTCCGCGCCCAGAAGAGCCGCAAGTTCGGCCTCCAGTCCGTGCGGAAGAAGCGCAAGGGCGGCAACAAGCTCCTCGAAATCGACGACGACTCCGATGATGACGAGGCGGACGGCGGAGGAGATGAGGCGCTGGAATTGGGACTCGGCGGCggtgacgacgacgacgacgacgaaggTCTCCTGGTGCCGTTCGGGGAGATGAAGAAGTGGCTGGAGAAGAAGCCACGTGGATTCGGCGAAGGCAAAGTTTACGATACTCCGATTGAGGACAAATTGCTTGAGGAATTACAGGCGCAGGCTGAGACTGCAGCTAAGGTCAAAAACGACGCCGTAAAGGCCAATGTTCAGCCTAAGAAGAaag CTGATGAGGTGGTTGTTCCGGCTGGAGTGAGGGTGAGGGTGACAAACCTGcccaagaagaagaatgtgCACCGGGATTTGACTGCGGCGTTTAAGATGGTGCCGGGTTTGCTGAGCATAAACCCGGCTGTGACTGGGAACAAGAAGACTAAGGACCCTGTTTGCAAGGGGTTTGCTTTTGTGCATTTCAAGACTGAGAAGGATGCAGCTAG GTTTGTGGAAACATTTTCTTCGCAGAGTATTACATTTGGGAAAGTTCAGAAGGAGATAAAATGTGAGGTGGTTGCTTCAGCGGATTCTGATGTGGAACAATCTAAACCTACTCCTCGACCAGCTGGTCCTCGACTACGTGCTCTTAAACCTGTAACAGTTAACCATACTGTCCGTGGTTCTAAATTGGCAACAGATCCTGCTCCTAAAACGTCATCCAGTAGCTCTACTAATTCACAACTTATCGTGTCTGCATTTGGAGACCAGGAAGTGGATTCTGACTTGGATGATTCTTCCCTGGACACACTGGCAGAGAATGTTTCTGATGAATATGATGGCTCTGATGTTGAAATTCTTGAACCAGAACTGGAAGATTTCATGGAGAATCTTAAAAAGTCAGGAGACTATCTTGATGCTCAACTGACAGCTGCATTTGGAGATGAGGAGGTGGATTCTGACTTGGATGATGTTACTATGGACACAATGGATGAGACCGTCTCTGATGAGGAATATGAAGGCCCTGATGTTGTGATTCTTGGACCAGAACAGGAAGAATATAAGGAGAATCTGCAAACTTCCTCTGTGGCAGACCTAAATGGTGGAGACAACAATATCATTGAATTAACAACAGAGTCGGAGTCTTTAGCTGAGACGTCAACCTCAAAGCAGTTAGTTGATAAGAGTAAAGAAGAGAAGGCGCCTCGCAAAAAGCAAGCTGTGAAAACGAAAGTAGAAGGGACTcctaagaagaagaaggtaaCTGTGAAAGAAAAGGCACCCAAAGTTCCAAAGTTGGTCATCCCTGGGTCTTCCAAGAG GTTAAAGGTCAAGGAGAAGGCTGTTCTTACCGATGTGTTCTCAAAATATGGATTAAACCCTGCTTTGGCTTCAACTGAAGATAGTTAG
- the LOC126790887 gene encoding uncharacterized protein LOC126790887 produces MEVEKEAFYLVRKGDIVGVYRSFGDCEAQIGSSICDPPVSVYKGYCLPKDTEEHLVSFGLTNAIYTIRAHDLKHDLFGKLMLCPFHEPAPSECEEPVTDTSGNSYNEVPGSEHVGFCTLEFDGASKGNPGLAGAGAVLRAGDGGLICKVQEGLGIKTNNVAEYRALILGLKYALRKGFTKIRVQGDSKLVCMQVQGLWKVKNQNMSSLCEEVKELKEKFVSFEINHILRDKNSEADAQANLAVRLSDGEVHEVI; encoded by the exons ATGGAAGTGGAGAAAGAAGCCTTCTACTTAGTTCGGAAAGGAGATATTGTCGGCGTGTATAGGAGTTTCGGTGACTGTGAGGCGCAGATTGGTTCTTCG ATATGTGATCCTCCTGTTAGTGTGTATAAAGGCTACTGCTTGCCTAAGGACACTGAAGAACATCTGGTGTCGTTTGGACTTACCAATGCCATTTACACTATCAGAGCTCACGATTTGAAGCATGACCTTTTTGGGAAGCTTATGCTTTGCCCTTTTCAT gAGCCGGCACCTTCAGAATGTGAAGAACCTGTTACAGATACATCTGGAAACAGTTACAATGAAGTGCCTGGATCAGAACATGTG GGTTTCTGTACTCTCGAGTTTGATGGTGCATCGAAAGGAAATCCTGGACTAGCTGGTGCTGGAGCTGTGCTGCGAGCTGGTGATGGAGGTTTG ATCTGTAAAGTTCAAGAAGGTCTGGGAATCAAGACCAATAATGTTGCTGAGTACCGAGCTCTGATTTTAGGGTTAAAATATGCTTTGAGGAAAGGTTTTACTAAGATTCGAGTCCAAGGTGATTCCAAACTCGTCTGTATGCAG GTTCAAGGTTTATGGAAGGTCAAAAACCAGAATATGTCTTCCTTGTGCGAAGAGGTGAAGGAACTGAAGGAAAAATTTGTCTCCTTTGAGATCAATCATATTCTGAGG GACAAAAATTCAGAAGCAGATGCTCAAGCAAACTTGGCAGTTCGTCTTAGTG ATGGTGAAGTCCACGAAGTTATCTGA
- the LOC126790888 gene encoding uncharacterized protein LOC126790888, translating to MTVARLIRLLPRFTRASIYSSSVTRLFSTSDVVVSSTAADLAGVSDDDDEDGPVYSTPASASSSAVLLPTLLQPRVVVFDGVCHLCHGGVKWVIKADKHRKIKFCCLQSETAEPYLRLCGLDRDDVLKRFLFVEGPGLYHQGSTAALKVLSYLPLPYSALSAFLVIPTPLRDIVYDHVAKRRYDWFGKSEDCLVLKEKELLERFIDREELASQDQSDF from the exons ATGACGGTGGCGAGGTTAATAAGGTTGCTCCCAAGATTTACAAGAGCTTCAATTTACTCTTCATCAGTGACGCGTCTGTTTTCTACCTCCGACGTCGTCGTTTCGAGCACCGCCGCAGACCTCGCCGGCGTCAGCGACGACGACGATGAAGACGGGCCCGTCTACTCCACCCCAGCTTCTGCTTCTTCCTCGGCGGTTCTGCTGCCCACTCTGCTTCAGCCACGTGTGGTGGTGTTCGATGGGGTCTGCCATCTCTGCCATGGAG GTGTGAAGTGGGTGATTAAAGCAGACAAGCACAGGAAGATCAAGTTCTGCTGCCTTCAGTCTGAGACAGCTGAGCCTTATCTGAGGTTGTGTGGGCTTGATCGAGACGATGTTCTTAAGAGATTCTTGTTTGTTGAAGGCCCTGGGTTGTATCATCAAGGTTCAACTG CTGCGCTGAAAGTATTGTCGTACTTGCCTCTCCCTTACTCTGCTTTAAGTGCATTCTTGGTAATCCCAACTCCTCTGCGAGATATTGTATATGATCATGTGGCCAAACGACGGTATGACTGGTTTGGCAAGTCTGAAGATTGCTTGGTCTTGAAAGAAAAGGAGTTGCTCGAGCGTTTCATTGATAGGGAAGAGTTAGCTAGTCAAGATCAATCAGATTTCTAA
- the LOC126791702 gene encoding protein PLASTID REDOX INSENSITIVE 2, chloroplastic — translation MSWTLATPLVSATPPKLHQSSPFYASPPSCSYSSFSTVKIPSSLSQRFGSRSLTSEGQICRAAAEYRFPDPIPGFADAEIEKFRTHLLNKLSKKDVFEDSVEEVVGICTEIFGTFLHTEYGGPGTLLVVPFIDMADTLNEQGLPGGPQAARAAIKWAQNHVDKDWKEWTGDD, via the exons ATGAGTTGGACACTTGCAACTCCCCTTGTATCAGCAACCCCTCCAAAGCTTCACCAATCCTCTCCCTTCTATGCTTCTCCTCCTTCTTGTTCTTACTCTTCATTTTCAACTGTCAAGATTCCGTCGAGCTTGTCACAGAGGTTTGGTTCCAGGTCCCTTACTTCAGAGGGACAGATATGCAGAGCAGCAGCCGAGTACAGATTTCCGGACCCAATTCCTGGTTTTGCTGATGCT GAGATAGAGAAGTTCAGGACCCATCTCCTGAATAAGCTTTCCAAGAAAGATGTATTTGAAGACTCTGTTGAAGAGGTTGTAGGAATCTGCACTGAG ATTTTTGGTACTTTCTTACACACCGAGTATGGTGGCCCTGGAACACTCTTGGTAGTTCCCTTCATTGATATGGCTGATACTCTAAACGAGCAGGGATTACCTGGAGGGCCGCAAGCTGCGCGTGCTGCCATCAAGTGGGCACAAAATCATGTCGACAAGGACTGGAAGGAATGGACTGGTGATGATTAA